The following is a genomic window from Candidatus Tanganyikabacteria bacterium.
GGTGGCGGCAAAATTCTCGGAAGTCGGAAACGGCGCCACGGTCTCGTTCATCGATCCCGACTCGGGCAACACCGTGACGACGACCCTGACCACCCCGGACGGCAAGTTCCGCCTGACGTTCCTCTCGGGCAACTTCAGCCCCGGCACCGGCACCTACTTCCTCGAGGCGGTCAAGGGCCTCTCGGTCGGCGGGGCCGCCAACCGCGTAGGCGCGCCGGCCGCGCGGGTGCGCACGCTCATCGCATTCGTCGCCGGCGACTGGTCTACCCTGACCGCGGGCAGCATCGCGATCAACCGCTCGACGACCGTGGTGGCCGCCCTTTCCAACCTCAAGGGCCTCACCCAGGATCAGAACCGGGGACTCCTCGGGCGCATCGTCGCGGGAAAGGAATCCACGCTCGGCGGCTTGACCGCCAACGACACCTTCTCGCCCACGGCCGAGATCTCCGCGGTCGAGTTCCACCGCACCTGGGATCTGGTCGCCGAGGCGTTGCGGCAGGATGCCGACCCCATCGGCAGCCTCTTCCTGCGGCCGGCCGACGGCACGTCCAGCGCCCAGGTCGAGATCGGGCCGGGCTTCGGCAAGCGGGAAGGGGTAGCCTGGGCCGCCGACGGCTTCATGCTGGCCGGCCTGAGCCCGGCCGACGCCGCGCCGGGCG
Proteins encoded in this region:
- a CDS encoding IPT/TIG domain-containing protein: MGRRKIVSVFRLAGVLGLVGMTACAPPDSPGGLASSALPPIEGAVTFGATEPAGRQVAAKFSEVGNGATVSFIDPDSGNTVTTTLTTPDGKFRLTFLSGNFSPGTGTYFLEAVKGLSVGGAANRVGAPAARVRTLIAFVAGDWSTLTAGSIAINRSTTVVAALSNLKGLTQDQNRGLLGRIVAGKESTLGGLTANDTFSPTAEISAVEFHRTWDLVAEALRQDADPIGSLFLRPADGTSSAQVEIGPGFGKREGVAWAADGFMLAGLSPADAAPGDRVTVYGHGLPTATDSATVWLGGKNCPVVSTDGKGSSLQFLVAAGAVTGNVEFRYGPWINRSLFLVVR